A window of Clostridium botulinum BKT015925 contains these coding sequences:
- a CDS encoding PTS sugar transporter subunit IIB, protein MSTPNIEMMRIDERLIHGQGQMWLKFLGVNTVIVANDVASEDKIQQTLMKTVVPKSIAMRFFSIQHTCEIINRASPRQKIFIVCKSPEDALMLVEGGVPVKEINIGNIHNKEGKAQITRSIYLGKEDKKALRELSDKYGIKFNTKTTPSGNDGTIQVDITKYLD, encoded by the coding sequence ATGAGTACACCAAATATAGAAATGATGAGAATTGATGAGAGATTAATTCATGGTCAAGGACAAATGTGGTTAAAATTTTTAGGGGTAAATACAGTTATAGTTGCTAATGATGTAGCAAGTGAGGATAAAATTCAACAAACTCTAATGAAAACAGTAGTACCAAAATCTATAGCAATGAGATTTTTCTCTATACAACATACTTGTGAAATAATTAATAGAGCATCGCCAAGACAAAAAATATTTATTGTATGTAAATCCCCAGAAGATGCTCTTATGTTAGTGGAAGGAGGGGTTCCAGTAAAAGAAATAAATATAGGGAATATACACAACAAAGAAGGAAAGGCTCAAATTACACGTTCTATTTATTTGGGAAAAGAGGATAAAAAAGCTTTAAGAGAGTTATCAGATAAATATGGAATTAAATTCAATACGAAAACTACGCCATCAGGTAATGATGGAACTATACAAGTAGATATAACAAAATATTTAGATTAA
- a CDS encoding glycoside hydrolase family 88 protein, with protein MIGIKSINVESIKKKKEFIDNNLLTKQEVKNAIEKAIAQIDINMNYFKDKFPYSASKENMYPIIENIEWTDGFWTGLLWLAYEYTGEEKYKELANKNVLSFKNRVDNDIELDHHDLGFLYSLSCVSAYRLTGSEVAKEASIKAANKLISRFQEKGEFIQAWGELGKKEHYRFIIDCMLNIPLLYWATDETGDKKYRIIAEKHFITSCKNVIRGDGSAFHTFYMNPISGKAVKGVTRQGYSDESSWARGQAWGIYGIALNYRNTKNTDVFNLYKGMTNYFLNRLPKDNVCYWDLIFNDGDGHVKDSSAAAIAVCGMHEMNKYLPEVDEDKLTYKYAMHTILKSLIENYANKQCHEGQPILLHGVYSWHSGKGVDEGNIWGDYYYLEALIRFYKDWNLYW; from the coding sequence ATGATTGGTATTAAAAGTATTAATGTGGAATCAATAAAAAAGAAAAAAGAATTCATTGACAATAATCTATTAACAAAACAAGAAGTAAAAAATGCAATAGAAAAAGCTATTGCTCAGATTGATATAAATATGAATTATTTCAAAGATAAGTTTCCATATTCAGCATCAAAAGAGAACATGTATCCTATTATTGAAAATATAGAATGGACAGATGGATTTTGGACGGGATTGTTATGGCTAGCTTATGAATATACCGGTGAAGAGAAATATAAAGAACTTGCAAATAAAAATGTTTTATCATTTAAAAATAGAGTTGATAATGATATTGAGTTAGATCATCATGATTTAGGATTTTTATATTCTTTATCTTGTGTAAGCGCTTATAGATTAACGGGCTCCGAGGTTGCTAAAGAAGCATCAATTAAAGCTGCTAATAAACTGATATCTAGATTTCAAGAAAAAGGTGAATTTATTCAAGCTTGGGGAGAACTCGGAAAAAAAGAACATTACAGATTTATAATAGACTGTATGTTAAATATCCCATTGCTATATTGGGCTACAGATGAAACAGGAGATAAAAAGTATAGAATTATAGCTGAAAAGCATTTCATAACATCATGTAAGAACGTAATAAGAGGTGATGGTTCAGCATTTCATACGTTTTACATGAATCCAATAAGTGGTAAAGCAGTTAAAGGTGTAACTAGACAAGGATATAGTGATGAGTCATCATGGGCAAGAGGTCAGGCATGGGGGATATATGGAATAGCTCTTAATTATAGAAATACTAAAAATACTGATGTATTTAACTTATATAAAGGAATGACAAACTACTTTTTAAATAGATTGCCAAAAGACAATGTTTGTTATTGGGATTTAATATTTAATGATGGAGATGGTCATGTTAAGGATTCTTCAGCAGCTGCTATTGCAGTATGTGGTATGCATGAAATGAATAAATATCTGCCAGAAGTAGATGAAGATAAATTAACTTATAAATATGCAATGCACACAATTTTAAAATCTTTAATTGAAAATTATGCAAATAAACAATGTCATGAAGGGCAGCCGATATTATTGCATGGAGTTTATTCATGGCATTCAGGTAAAGGAGTAGATGAAGGAAACATATGGGGGGATTATTATTACTTAGAGGCTTTAATAAGATTTTATAAAGATTGGAATTTATATTGGTAG
- a CDS encoding alpha/beta fold hydrolase, with amino-acid sequence MKKDKITFSKGLYNFNKEPNFNFQLNRIVMWNEGDLEDVKKVSTKIKDGETWKKELIKMGNQALNGGRIKQSIAYYRMSEFFMYDGDKDKEKYYKLATDMFYDYYKEYFEEGTVIKYEVPYEEVKLPVLYTKAVGKKKDTIVLHGGNDSYMEELFFVMIYFAEAGFDVYLFEGPGQGEVMRIQGKYFTYKWEEPVKAILDYLNINDITIIGASLGGMLAPRAAAYEKRIKRVIAWSIFPDFLSVVLGKDSNWVEKLIRLLIKFHAAHILNFAFNMEAKKDPLVEWAIKHGMYAYNAKSPYEYAIKLDKFQIMNVGHLIKQDVLIIGANQDHFINYKLFNKELDCLNNVRSLTFRLFTDKEYASNHCNMGNTKLVIETMINWIESIKGSYEY; translated from the coding sequence ATGAAAAAAGATAAAATTACTTTTTCTAAAGGATTATATAATTTTAATAAAGAACCTAATTTTAACTTTCAATTAAATCGTATAGTAATGTGGAATGAAGGTGATTTAGAAGATGTTAAGAAAGTTTCTACTAAAATCAAAGATGGTGAAACTTGGAAAAAAGAATTAATAAAAATGGGAAATCAAGCTTTAAATGGAGGAAGGATAAAACAATCTATTGCATATTATCGAATGAGCGAATTTTTTATGTACGATGGAGATAAAGATAAAGAAAAATATTATAAATTGGCTACAGATATGTTTTATGATTATTATAAAGAATATTTTGAAGAGGGAACTGTAATTAAATATGAAGTTCCATATGAAGAAGTAAAGCTACCAGTATTATATACAAAAGCCGTAGGAAAAAAGAAAGATACTATTGTGCTTCATGGAGGAAATGATTCTTATATGGAAGAACTATTTTTTGTAATGATTTATTTTGCAGAGGCTGGTTTTGATGTATATCTTTTTGAGGGACCAGGACAAGGTGAAGTTATGCGTATTCAAGGAAAGTATTTTACTTATAAGTGGGAAGAACCGGTAAAAGCAATACTTGATTATTTAAATATTAATGACATTACTATTATAGGTGCATCATTAGGCGGCATGTTGGCACCAAGAGCAGCAGCTTATGAAAAAAGAATTAAAAGAGTAATTGCATGGTCTATTTTCCCTGATTTTTTATCTGTTGTATTAGGTAAGGATTCTAATTGGGTTGAAAAGTTAATAAGATTATTAATAAAATTTCATGCAGCACATATACTTAATTTTGCTTTTAATATGGAAGCTAAAAAAGATCCTTTAGTAGAGTGGGCAATTAAGCATGGTATGTATGCTTATAATGCAAAGTCACCTTATGAGTATGCTATAAAACTAGATAAATTTCAAATTATGAATGTTGGACATCTTATAAAGCAAGATGTTTTAATTATAGGAGCAAACCAAGACCATTTTATTAATTACAAACTTTTCAATAAAGAGCTAGATTGCTTAAATAATGTAAGGAGTTTAACTTTTCGCCTTTTCACAGATAAAGAATATGCGTCTAATCATTGTAATATGGGGAATACAAAACTTGTTATTGAGACTATGATTAATTGGATAGAATCAATTAAAGGTTCTTATGAATATTAA
- a CDS encoding helix-turn-helix domain-containing protein, which produces MTEIFCAIDHVLLLDDYKDPDKHKHWAKHLLISLNGQIECFVEDKSINCEGIMISSNIVHTVKSNRNDVLVYLFDETTDIAKDMEEKYLKYDNYYILSSVIVQKIKKTWNENMTNKKDVQQRQKRYPDTFEKILSACGLEINRPYIKDKRVKKVLFLLQNKEEITEDIIEELAKKVFLSRSRLTHLFKEETKISLNSFLIILKISKSYEYILSGKTITEACIKAGFYSPSHFATTNKKMFGISASAFRKDVKVIQV; this is translated from the coding sequence ATGACAGAAATTTTTTGTGCCATAGATCATGTACTTTTATTAGATGATTATAAAGATCCAGATAAGCATAAGCATTGGGCAAAACATTTATTAATTAGTTTAAATGGACAAATTGAGTGTTTTGTTGAAGATAAAAGTATAAACTGTGAGGGAATAATGATTTCTTCTAATATAGTTCATACTGTTAAAAGTAATAGAAATGATGTTTTGGTATATTTATTTGACGAAACTACAGATATAGCTAAGGACATGGAAGAAAAATATTTAAAATATGATAATTATTATATTCTTAGTTCAGTTATTGTACAAAAGATTAAGAAAACCTGGAATGAAAACATGACAAATAAAAAAGATGTTCAACAAAGGCAAAAGAGGTATCCTGATACTTTTGAAAAAATATTAAGTGCGTGTGGATTAGAAATAAATAGACCTTATATTAAAGATAAAAGAGTTAAAAAGGTATTATTTTTACTTCAAAATAAAGAGGAGATTACAGAAGATATAATAGAAGAACTTGCGAAAAAAGTATTTTTATCTAGAAGTAGACTTACACATTTATTTAAGGAAGAAACCAAAATATCTTTAAATAGCTTTTTAATTATTTTAAAAATATCCAAGTCCTATGAATATATATTGTCTGGAAAAACTATTACGGAAGCGTGTATAAAAGCAGGGTTTTATAGTCCATCTCATTTTGCTACAACCAACAAAAAGATGTTTGGAATTTCAGCAAGTGCTTTTAGAAAAGATGTTAAGGTTATACAAGTATAA
- a CDS encoding NAD(P)/FAD-dependent oxidoreductase — MNKLTKAIDILIIGSGPSGLTAGIYASRLKLSTLILEDEIIGGQIRDAYTIENYPGFINISGINLIKNMQEQAVASGCAIDEFDKILSVKLTNNKKIIETQSCIYDARTVIIASGAKRKQLPIPEENTFHGKGIHYCELCDGHMYEGKHIAVIGGGNSALLAVKFLSMYAEKITIIQQFDYFQAEKKIQEETFNNPKVNIIWNSEIRHAMGDNKLSKIVIENIQTKTTSELCIDGIFVYIGFIPSTELFKDYITLDEYGNILADETTKTNVEGVFAAGDVRSKLFRQITTATADGTVAALMAEKFINQINKE; from the coding sequence ATGAATAAATTAACTAAAGCCATTGATATTTTAATCATAGGATCAGGACCATCTGGATTAACAGCTGGAATATATGCATCTAGACTTAAACTTTCAACTTTAATCTTAGAAGATGAAATAATAGGTGGCCAAATAAGAGATGCTTATACAATTGAAAACTATCCTGGTTTTATTAATATAAGTGGTATTAACCTTATAAAAAACATGCAAGAACAAGCTGTTGCTTCTGGATGTGCAATAGATGAATTTGATAAAATTTTATCTGTTAAACTTACTAATAATAAAAAAATAATAGAAACTCAATCTTGTATATATGATGCTAGAACTGTAATTATAGCCTCTGGCGCTAAAAGAAAACAACTACCTATTCCTGAAGAAAATACCTTTCATGGTAAAGGGATTCATTACTGCGAACTTTGTGATGGACATATGTATGAAGGTAAACATATAGCTGTAATTGGTGGTGGAAATTCTGCTTTACTTGCCGTAAAATTTCTATCAATGTATGCTGAAAAAATTACTATAATTCAACAGTTTGACTATTTTCAAGCTGAAAAGAAAATTCAAGAAGAAACTTTTAATAACCCTAAAGTAAATATTATTTGGAATAGTGAAATCAGACATGCTATGGGTGATAATAAGCTTTCAAAAATAGTAATAGAAAATATTCAAACTAAAACTACTAGTGAATTATGCATAGATGGTATTTTCGTGTATATTGGATTTATTCCAAGTACCGAATTATTTAAAGATTATATCACTCTTGATGAATATGGTAACATATTAGCAGACGAAACAACTAAAACTAATGTAGAAGGTGTTTTTGCAGCTGGTGATGTTCGTTCTAAATTATTTAGACAAATTACTACTGCTACTGCCGATGGAACCGTAGCTGCACTTATGGCAGAAAAATTTATAAATCAAATAAATAAGGAGTGA
- a CDS encoding glutaredoxin domain-containing protein — MVKVYSIPDCPWCEKVKKYLDSKEVDYEDINVKEDLKGREELIDLTNQTSVPIIDIDGNIIIGFEREKLDQFLNL; from the coding sequence ATGGTAAAAGTTTATTCTATACCTGATTGTCCATGGTGTGAAAAAGTAAAAAAGTATCTTGATTCCAAAGAAGTAGACTATGAAGATATAAATGTTAAAGAAGATCTCAAAGGTCGAGAAGAACTTATTGACCTAACAAATCAAACCTCAGTACCAATAATAGATATTGATGGAAACATAATTATAGGATTCGAAAGAGAAAAATTAGACCAATTTCTTAATCTATAA
- a CDS encoding ABC transporter ATP-binding protein, with protein MKLKAIDLEVYLGNNHILKGVNIEVNNKQFVGIIGPNGSGKSTLLKCIYRNLKPTNGTILVDDKDIKNFSIKETARSFAVMSQFNNYNFDFTVLDMVLMGRAPHKSFIERENTLDYEIVRESLRKVGMQEYSERSFSSLSGGEKQRILLARALAQKTPGLILDEPTNHLDIKYQLQLMSIVKGLNKTVIAVIHDLNIAAMYCDKIYAMKSGKIFIYGTPKEVLTKDIIKELYDVEADVTEDNENGLLNIKYKPKYVL; from the coding sequence ATGAAATTAAAAGCTATAGATTTAGAAGTTTACTTAGGTAATAATCATATATTAAAAGGTGTTAATATTGAAGTGAATAATAAACAATTTGTTGGAATAATAGGACCAAATGGAAGTGGAAAAAGTACACTTTTAAAATGTATATATAGAAATTTAAAGCCAACTAACGGAACTATACTAGTAGATGATAAAGACATAAAGAACTTTTCAATAAAAGAAACAGCACGTAGCTTTGCTGTTATGTCTCAATTTAATAATTATAATTTTGATTTTACTGTATTAGATATGGTATTAATGGGAAGAGCGCCACACAAAAGTTTTATAGAAAGAGAAAATACACTTGACTATGAAATAGTAAGAGAATCACTTCGAAAGGTGGGAATGCAAGAGTATTCTGAACGAAGTTTTTCAAGCTTATCAGGAGGAGAAAAACAAAGGATACTTTTAGCTAGAGCACTTGCTCAAAAGACTCCAGGACTTATTCTTGATGAACCAACTAATCATTTAGATATTAAATATCAACTTCAACTTATGAGTATTGTAAAAGGACTTAATAAAACAGTTATAGCGGTTATACATGACCTAAATATAGCGGCTATGTATTGTGATAAGATATACGCTATGAAATCAGGAAAAATATTTATATATGGTACACCAAAGGAAGTTTTGACAAAGGATATTATTAAGGAATTATATGATGTTGAAGCTGATGTTACAGAAGATAATGAGAATGGTTTATTAAATATAAAATATAAACCAAAATATGTTTTATAG
- a CDS encoding AEC family transporter yields MLNLNAVNQVGILTILILVGFYAKKKKYINDSVNKGFSDILINITSPCLILISFNFKFSNEMFLNIGKIIIFSSIIHIVLLILGKVFYLKYYNKDQQNVLKFLTLFPNCGFIGYPVLQGVYGNKAILYASIFSIPYNLLLWTYGIRLFCKNRNNTNIIKQLLSPPLIAIILGLIMFVFSIKLPYPIYRSIEMLGNMTAPIAMIITGVALAGIKVKEIFLKTNSYYPVVMRLIILPLIIYIILNTFNADKFLIEVCVIIEAMPPASLTVVFAEGYNSDVDFAARCTFLSTIVSAITIPFMISLIS; encoded by the coding sequence ATGCTAAATTTAAATGCTGTAAATCAAGTTGGAATACTTACAATATTGATATTAGTAGGATTTTATGCAAAAAAGAAAAAGTATATAAATGATAGTGTAAATAAAGGATTTTCAGATATATTAATAAATATAACAAGTCCTTGTTTAATACTAATTTCTTTTAACTTTAAATTTTCAAATGAAATGTTTTTAAATATAGGGAAAATAATAATTTTTTCTTCGATTATACATATTGTTTTATTGATTTTAGGAAAAGTTTTTTATCTTAAGTATTATAATAAAGATCAGCAAAATGTATTGAAATTTTTGACATTATTTCCTAACTGTGGGTTTATAGGATATCCAGTACTTCAAGGAGTGTATGGTAATAAGGCGATACTATATGCATCTATTTTCAGTATTCCATATAATCTTTTATTATGGACATATGGAATAAGATTATTTTGCAAGAATAGAAATAATACAAACATTATTAAACAACTACTAAGTCCACCTCTTATAGCGATAATTTTGGGTCTTATAATGTTTGTTTTTTCAATAAAATTACCATATCCTATTTACAGAAGTATAGAAATGTTAGGAAATATGACAGCACCTATTGCCATGATAATAACAGGAGTAGCACTTGCAGGTATTAAAGTAAAAGAAATATTTTTGAAAACTAATTCTTATTATCCAGTTGTAATGAGACTTATAATATTACCATTGATAATATATATTATTTTAAATACTTTCAATGCTGATAAATTTTTGATTGAAGTATGTGTTATTATAGAAGCAATGCCACCAGCATCACTTACAGTAGTTTTTGCAGAAGGGTATAATAGTGATGTAGATTTTGCTGCAAGATGTACATTTTTAAGTACAATAGTTTCGGCAATAACTATACCATTTATGATATCTTTAATAAGTTAA
- a CDS encoding isopeptide-forming domain-containing fimbrial protein, translated as MANNSFNNKLTEIYSTTTSGGIAFIGNTLGLSKAAGTQGPGTENSIGAFITTNPNLNVNNYPAPEYSSAAGTTSNMYINASSTKLTIPEGSTVLHAELIWGGTCKVGGEDYSSFASKPIQFAYPNGSKTINCDFFYQTDKTPDVVVYSCRTDVTSIVSSAGSGTYSAGSIVGTITASNDSDNCCGWTLAVAYENLSQPYRNLKLFAGMTFITPSAPYNQTIQNFSTPLTGTARVATCALGGDATLEGDQLLFGNSTTSLSPLSGPRNLQNNFFASQINNNLGETDTSGTFGDRNQNVLTNTNISAGRQGLDVTNVNASNILSNSDTSAIVQFKTAAVGSNPSNNYFAQALGVQLDMKCPILTATMSCDKYYIGTFPQTTTYTITIENIGTLPTTDGTLIDILPTGLVYNNDLKIDGVAPSAPVDLSKGVTLGSIAVGQKLIIEFSVNINTNPHKVFINSATINYDFLASSGTTLQGKAITNSYRLYPSGTIVPIPFEKLSDKTVVVPKKDTIKYTLNMTNTFLDPLININFQDAYIPREFSLINGSAKIIENYPPGNPGPEQNITNDFINSTLSINNISPNNMTTITFSVNVNDLPTGTDPIPVKNGYGNVAYLSFNIGTTGPAVYMPCNISYSYVPEFITKPAITITSDTSIVNVGDTIKYTVTVTNNNDDTILNPFIMDTLPQELSYIPNTLMINGSLAPSTASLTTGVFLSSLPKGSTATVSFQAKVNSNPTTGNEYSNFATVAYQIGTNLGMFPNSLDSSVINIPLSPTPILKPEVKLTTNKTTVNINDIVEYTASIKNTTGETITTATLSCNISSDLEFVIDSVTINGATSTDSIITGVALSNIPANATIPVIFKIKILSKPTNGTNYPLFVNLNSHYISSGNAISVTSQSNTVTLSTTSPPTPPPSNGFILNPICVKNHVYTTYKNRPLIVHLEAANLNKYSLGCTINTSPNNGFANINEDGIFKYTPKVNFIGKDSFSILLKDRDLGNSIVTITIIVKNFDEFVGLANMCNE; from the coding sequence ATGGCTAATAACTCGTTTAATAACAAGCTAACTGAAATTTATAGTACTACAACCAGTGGTGGAATAGCTTTTATTGGAAACACTCTTGGATTAAGTAAAGCTGCTGGTACTCAAGGTCCAGGTACCGAAAATTCAATAGGTGCCTTTATTACAACTAACCCTAATCTTAATGTTAATAATTATCCTGCTCCTGAATATTCAAGTGCTGCAGGTACTACTTCAAATATGTATATAAATGCATCTTCAACTAAACTAACTATTCCTGAAGGAAGTACAGTGCTTCATGCAGAATTAATTTGGGGTGGAACATGTAAAGTTGGTGGAGAAGATTATAGTAGTTTCGCATCAAAACCAATCCAGTTTGCATATCCCAATGGAAGTAAAACCATTAATTGCGACTTTTTTTATCAAACTGACAAAACTCCGGATGTTGTTGTTTATTCTTGTAGAACAGATGTTACATCTATTGTATCATCAGCCGGTTCTGGAACTTATAGCGCCGGTAGCATAGTTGGAACTATAACCGCATCAAATGATTCAGATAATTGTTGTGGATGGACACTAGCTGTAGCATATGAAAATTTATCACAGCCTTATAGAAATTTAAAACTATTTGCAGGTATGACTTTTATAACTCCAAGCGCTCCTTATAATCAAACAATTCAAAACTTTTCAACTCCTCTAACTGGTACTGCTAGGGTTGCAACCTGTGCTTTAGGTGGCGATGCTACACTAGAAGGTGATCAACTTTTATTTGGTAACAGCACAACTTCTTTAAGTCCTCTATCAGGTCCTAGAAATCTTCAAAATAATTTTTTTGCATCACAAATTAATAATAATTTAGGGGAAACCGATACTTCTGGTACTTTTGGTGATAGAAACCAAAATGTTTTAACAAATACAAATATTAGTGCAGGACGACAAGGATTAGATGTTACAAATGTAAATGCATCAAATATACTAAGTAATTCTGATACTTCAGCTATAGTACAATTTAAAACTGCTGCTGTTGGTTCAAATCCTTCAAATAATTATTTTGCTCAAGCATTAGGTGTCCAACTAGATATGAAATGTCCTATTCTTACAGCAACTATGTCTTGTGATAAATACTATATAGGAACTTTTCCACAAACTACAACATATACAATAACTATTGAAAATATAGGAACTTTACCTACTACAGATGGAACTTTAATTGATATTTTACCAACGGGTCTTGTATACAATAATGATTTGAAAATTGATGGAGTTGCTCCCAGTGCTCCTGTAGATCTATCAAAAGGAGTAACTTTAGGTAGTATAGCTGTAGGACAAAAATTAATCATAGAATTTTCTGTAAATATAAACACTAATCCTCATAAAGTTTTTATAAATTCCGCAACAATAAATTACGATTTTTTGGCTTCTAGTGGTACAACTTTACAAGGTAAAGCAATAACTAATTCTTATAGACTATATCCTTCTGGTACTATTGTTCCAATTCCCTTTGAAAAATTATCTGATAAAACAGTTGTTGTTCCTAAAAAAGATACTATTAAATATACTCTAAATATGACTAATACATTCTTAGATCCACTTATAAATATTAATTTTCAAGATGCTTATATTCCTAGAGAATTTTCACTTATAAATGGTTCTGCAAAGATTATTGAAAATTATCCTCCTGGAAATCCAGGACCTGAACAAAATATAACAAATGATTTTATTAATAGCACACTTAGTATTAATAATATTTCTCCAAATAACATGACTACTATTACATTTTCAGTTAATGTAAATGACCTTCCTACTGGTACTGATCCTATTCCAGTTAAAAATGGTTATGGAAATGTAGCATATCTAAGTTTTAATATAGGTACTACAGGACCAGCTGTTTATATGCCCTGCAATATATCTTATTCGTATGTTCCAGAATTCATAACAAAACCAGCTATAACCATTACAAGTGATACTAGCATAGTAAATGTAGGAGATACTATTAAATACACAGTAACTGTTACGAATAATAATGATGACACCATTTTAAATCCTTTTATAATGGATACATTACCTCAAGAATTATCTTATATTCCAAATACTTTAATGATTAATGGTTCACTTGCTCCAAGCACAGCTTCTCTTACGACTGGAGTATTTTTGAGTTCTTTACCTAAAGGGAGCACTGCTACTGTTTCATTTCAAGCAAAAGTAAACAGCAATCCTACTACTGGCAACGAATATTCAAATTTTGCAACTGTTGCCTATCAAATAGGAACTAATCTTGGAATGTTTCCAAATTCTTTGGATTCAAGTGTTATAAATATACCATTATCTCCTACCCCCATTTTAAAACCAGAAGTAAAACTTACAACAAATAAAACAACTGTAAACATTAATGATATTGTCGAATATACAGCGTCTATAAAAAATACTACTGGAGAAACTATAACTACAGCTACTTTAAGTTGTAATATTTCTAGTGATTTAGAGTTTGTTATAGATTCAGTAACTATTAATGGTGCTACATCTACAGATTCAATAATCACTGGTGTGGCTTTATCAAATATACCCGCAAATGCTACTATACCAGTAATATTTAAAATTAAAATATTATCTAAACCAACTAATGGAACAAACTATCCTCTATTTGTTAATTTAAACTCTCATTATATTTCTTCTGGTAATGCAATATCTGTTACGAGTCAAAGTAATACAGTTACATTATCTACTACTTCACCACCTACTCCTCCACCTTCAAATGGCTTTATATTAAATCCAATATGTGTTAAAAACCATGTATATACCACATACAAAAATAGACCACTTATAGTACACCTTGAAGCTGCAAATCTTAATAAATATTCATTAGGTTGCACAATTAATACTAGTCCTAATAACGGTTTTGCTAATATTAATGAAGATGGAATTTTTAAATATACTCCTAAAGTAAACTTTATAGGCAAGGATTCTTTTTCTATATTATTAAAGGATAGAGATTTGGGAAATTCTATAGTTACCATAACTATAATAGTAAAAAATTTCGATGAATTTGTTGGATTAGCTAATATGTGTAATGAATAA
- a CDS encoding helix-turn-helix transcriptional regulator: MVKLKTKIRELRREINMKQDELAKLVGVRRETIVHLENERYNPSLKLSMDIAKVFEKSVEEVFEFIEDEK, translated from the coding sequence ATGGTAAAACTAAAGACAAAAATTCGTGAACTTAGAAGAGAAATTAATATGAAACAAGATGAACTTGCAAAATTGGTAGGTGTAAGAAGGGAAACTATAGTTCATTTAGAAAATGAAAGATATAATCCTTCTTTAAAATTAAGTATGGATATTGCTAAAGTTTTTGAAAAATCAGTGGAAGAAGTGTTTGAATTTATAGAAGATGAAAAATAA
- a CDS encoding cupin domain-containing protein yields the protein MYNTYNSYPYPNPYLPNMYNPYNVYPYPSPMYTSSFCNHFTDESIPFTDELEYSSRHDLGQPTKNYGLIQLKDYGPQPFVVNISEVTKINSTYRTALWTGKHLQLTLMSIMVGEDIGLEVHPDTDQFIRIEEGQGIVKMGNSKCNLDFERKVYDDFAIIIPAGKWHNIINTGNKPLKLYSIYAPPEHPHGTVHKTKAIAEAAEEAHHMNM from the coding sequence TTGTATAATACTTATAATTCATATCCATACCCTAATCCTTATTTACCCAATATGTATAATCCTTATAACGTATATCCATATCCTTCACCAATGTATACTTCAAGCTTTTGCAATCATTTTACTGATGAATCTATTCCTTTTACTGATGAACTTGAATATAGTTCAAGACATGATTTAGGGCAGCCAACAAAAAATTATGGCTTAATTCAGTTAAAAGATTATGGACCTCAACCATTTGTAGTTAATATTTCTGAAGTTACTAAAATAAATAGTACTTATCGTACCGCTTTATGGACAGGAAAACATTTACAGCTTACTTTAATGAGTATAATGGTTGGAGAAGACATAGGTTTAGAAGTTCATCCTGATACTGATCAATTTATCCGTATTGAAGAAGGTCAAGGGATTGTTAAGATGGGTAATAGTAAATGTAACTTAGACTTTGAAAGAAAAGTCTATGATGATTTTGCAATTATTATACCGGCTGGCAAATGGCACAATATAATCAACACAGGCAATAAACCACTTAAATTATATTCCATATATGCACCACCTGAACATCCACATGGCACAGTTCACAAAACTAAGGCCATCGCAGAAGCCGCTGAGGAAGCTCATCACATGAATATGTAA